One Streptomyces sp. NBC_01217 genomic region harbors:
- a CDS encoding sensor histidine kinase, which produces MSFQLGSIHTGLNTEVRQAIAGPGARPAFTIQVNALQAMCRQVFGFRLAMIAIATPFAIGHTAKGLASWLIGSAILVTFMGSYVLFRDWERFGPVLLRHPWLLGIDAFFGALLLITASPESTLAYVTVCTPLLAGLVYGWRGAAVFAALQIVIVLGVYGTDPKLQPADATAFLLPGFCIIAGAVGVTLRNLLLRFGTASQALTETRARLAVTEAVEGERTRLAREMHDSVAKTLHGLALAADGLAGSSDRMDPRTVKHQAELVARAARRAAAESRELLSDLRRESGLDGDVDVVRELRARADDFTRRHTLTATFRLLNETPVPHVPQAVARQLLTVASEAMENAHRHAQPTYLVVLAGVKRDVLRVSVYDDGRGLPAGTTLDDLRRAGHFGLVGMVERAASIGARIRIGKGQAARGTEVRLDLPIAALGTASNSTPPSPPMRP; this is translated from the coding sequence ATGTCGTTCCAACTTGGCAGCATCCACACAGGACTGAACACGGAGGTGCGTCAGGCGATTGCCGGTCCTGGAGCGCGCCCCGCGTTCACGATCCAGGTCAACGCGCTCCAGGCGATGTGCCGTCAGGTCTTCGGCTTCCGGCTCGCGATGATCGCCATAGCCACACCGTTCGCGATCGGCCACACCGCGAAGGGGCTGGCCTCCTGGCTGATCGGCTCGGCTATTCTCGTCACCTTCATGGGCTCGTACGTCTTGTTCCGCGACTGGGAACGCTTCGGCCCCGTACTCCTGCGCCACCCCTGGCTGCTGGGGATCGACGCTTTCTTCGGCGCCCTGCTGCTGATCACCGCGTCCCCCGAGTCCACCCTCGCGTACGTCACCGTGTGCACCCCGCTGCTGGCCGGACTCGTATACGGCTGGCGTGGAGCGGCGGTCTTCGCCGCACTCCAGATCGTCATCGTCCTCGGCGTCTACGGCACCGACCCGAAGCTCCAGCCCGCCGACGCCACCGCCTTTCTCCTGCCCGGCTTCTGCATCATCGCGGGCGCGGTGGGAGTCACCCTGCGCAACCTGCTCCTGCGCTTCGGCACGGCCAGCCAGGCCCTCACCGAGACCAGGGCTCGCCTCGCCGTCACCGAGGCCGTGGAGGGCGAACGCACGCGCCTGGCAAGGGAGATGCACGACTCGGTCGCCAAGACCCTGCACGGCCTGGCCCTGGCCGCCGACGGCCTGGCGGGCTCCTCCGACCGCATGGACCCGCGCACCGTCAAACACCAGGCCGAACTGGTCGCCCGCGCCGCCCGCCGCGCCGCGGCCGAATCCCGCGAACTCCTCTCCGACCTGCGCCGGGAGTCCGGACTCGACGGCGACGTGGACGTCGTACGCGAACTGCGCGCCCGCGCGGACGACTTCACCCGGCGCCACACCCTCACGGCCACGTTCCGCCTGCTCAACGAGACCCCGGTCCCGCACGTCCCCCAGGCGGTCGCGCGCCAGCTGCTCACCGTCGCCTCCGAGGCGATGGAGAATGCGCACCGCCACGCACAACCCACCTACCTCGTCGTACTGGCAGGCGTGAAGCGCGATGTCCTGCGCGTCAGCGTGTACGACGACGGGCGAGGCCTGCCCGCAGGCACGACGCTCGACGACCTCCGGCGCGCCGGACACTTCGGCCTCGTCGGCATGGTCGAACGCGCCGCATCCATCGGCGCCCGCATCCGCATCGGAAAGGGCCAGGCGGCCAGGGGAACCGAAGTACGCCTGGATCTCCCGATAGCCGCTCTGGGCACAGCTTCAAACTCAACCCCACCCTCACCCCCCATGAGACCCTGA
- a CDS encoding response regulator transcription factor has protein sequence MPDDISRASGQNWAAQNHASQHTSSHVTPLNSEPGSSGFPAPAPAPTSVPRESATSRPMLPFPAPPPAPVPGALRVVVADDNPVVRAGLGVLLSGRADIEVVAEAADGRQAYDMAVQHRPDVVLLDVRMPGVDGISALPHLVQIAPVMMLTYSRESEIVHEALRLGAGGYLVHGEFTADQLVQAVRDTKVGRAHFTATAANALLAHMRQDPGLQARPLPEGLGGALATGVPHPGPPGGQYGAPAHTPRPETPPPAARPAHPPQGLSQLQPVVAQSSLNRQQYGLSSREVEVMELIASGMSNQQIAATCFISEKTVKNHINRIFTKLQSASRSEAIARWLGTAPTAGGHRG, from the coding sequence ATGCCGGACGACATCTCCCGTGCGTCGGGCCAGAACTGGGCAGCACAGAACCACGCCTCCCAGCACACGTCCTCGCACGTCACCCCGCTCAACTCGGAGCCGGGCTCCAGCGGGTTCCCCGCCCCTGCCCCCGCGCCCACGTCCGTCCCCCGGGAGTCCGCGACATCCCGGCCCATGCTTCCCTTCCCCGCCCCGCCGCCCGCACCCGTCCCCGGCGCACTGCGGGTCGTCGTCGCCGACGACAACCCTGTGGTCCGGGCCGGCCTGGGTGTCCTGCTCTCCGGCCGGGCGGACATCGAAGTCGTCGCCGAGGCCGCGGACGGCCGCCAGGCCTACGACATGGCCGTACAGCACCGCCCGGACGTCGTCCTGCTCGACGTCCGCATGCCCGGCGTCGACGGCATCTCCGCCCTGCCCCACCTCGTGCAGATCGCGCCGGTCATGATGCTGACCTACAGCCGCGAGAGCGAGATCGTCCACGAGGCGCTGCGCCTGGGCGCGGGCGGCTATCTGGTCCACGGCGAGTTCACGGCCGACCAGTTGGTCCAGGCCGTACGCGACACCAAGGTCGGCCGCGCCCACTTCACCGCCACCGCGGCCAACGCCCTCCTCGCCCACATGCGCCAGGACCCGGGCCTCCAGGCACGACCACTCCCCGAGGGCCTCGGCGGGGCCCTGGCCACGGGCGTTCCCCACCCGGGCCCGCCGGGCGGGCAATACGGTGCGCCCGCACACACACCCAGACCGGAAACGCCCCCACCTGCGGCGCGACCGGCCCATCCTCCGCAGGGTCTTTCGCAACTGCAACCAGTTGTGGCACAGTCTTCTCTCAACAGACAGCAGTACGGGCTGAGTTCGCGGGAGGTGGAGGTCATGGAGCTGATCGCGTCCGGCATGAGCAATCAGCAGATCGCCGCCACCTGCTTCATCAGCGAGAAGACCGTCAAGAACCACATCAACCGCATCTTCACCAAGCTGCAAAGCGCCAGCCGCAGCGAGGCCATCGCCCGCTGGCTCGGCACGGCCCCCACGGCGGGTGGTCATCGTGGCTAA
- a CDS encoding pilus assembly protein TadG-related protein codes for MIERLRRDAGQAFPIYVVMVAGLLFLVFAFFAVGKAAALRNGSQGAADAAALAAAQQAREEFEAPFLASLPEDLLDLFLRAHAVPGCSAAQGLAAANQADVNYCEPIPGGYRDRIKVEVEGRKPVDSSVIPGTKKKFAKATATAVIEFRCPKWKAVDLNEDSIRDIFFFTCEGGEMLEIRPSSPPPWSQVSKILYDVHLVDN; via the coding sequence GTGATCGAGCGCCTTCGTCGCGACGCAGGGCAGGCCTTCCCCATCTACGTAGTGATGGTGGCGGGCCTGCTCTTCCTCGTGTTCGCGTTCTTTGCCGTCGGCAAGGCCGCGGCCTTGCGCAATGGATCCCAGGGAGCGGCGGACGCTGCCGCGCTGGCTGCGGCACAGCAAGCCCGCGAGGAGTTCGAGGCTCCGTTCCTTGCCTCGCTGCCAGAGGATCTGTTGGACCTGTTCCTCCGGGCCCACGCGGTTCCCGGGTGCTCTGCGGCTCAGGGACTTGCCGCAGCGAATCAGGCTGATGTCAACTACTGCGAGCCGATACCCGGCGGCTATCGGGATCGGATCAAGGTTGAGGTCGAGGGCCGCAAGCCGGTGGACTCATCGGTGATTCCCGGGACGAAGAAGAAGTTCGCGAAGGCCACGGCCACTGCCGTGATCGAGTTCCGCTGCCCCAAGTGGAAGGCTGTCGACCTCAACGAGGACAGCATCCGGGACATCTTCTTCTTCACGTGCGAGGGCGGAGAGATGCTGGAAATCAGGCCGAGCAGCCCCCCGCCTTGGTCTCAGGTGAGCAAGATCCTCTACGACGTGCATCTGGTCGACAATTGA
- a CDS encoding OmpA family protein: MQSHVTGRAIAVAILLTGTTVFGATTALADDGPSVPPGTEVTSVPPVNVDANDPDLKMPEGGTLAPAKVLDIVQVIEDEGGEERREDSNANIKFALQAEVLFGKDSAKLSSAANSRIAAIAAEIKKQNATKVRVFGFTDNLGSSAHGDVLSKQRANAVQSVLVKELGANVSFDIRGYGEQYPIADNSTEEGRKKNRRVEVSFPRGTSS, encoded by the coding sequence ATGCAAAGCCATGTCACAGGGCGAGCCATTGCTGTCGCGATACTGCTGACGGGTACTACTGTCTTCGGTGCGACGACGGCTCTGGCTGATGACGGCCCCAGCGTTCCCCCGGGCACAGAGGTGACGTCGGTACCCCCAGTCAACGTCGACGCCAACGACCCCGACCTGAAGATGCCCGAAGGCGGAACCCTCGCCCCCGCCAAGGTTCTCGACATCGTCCAGGTGATCGAGGACGAGGGCGGCGAAGAGCGCCGTGAGGACAGCAATGCGAACATCAAGTTCGCGCTCCAGGCCGAAGTCCTCTTCGGCAAGGACAGCGCCAAGCTGAGCTCCGCCGCCAATTCCCGTATCGCGGCCATCGCCGCCGAGATCAAGAAGCAGAACGCCACCAAGGTGCGTGTCTTCGGCTTCACCGACAACCTCGGCTCCTCGGCCCACGGCGACGTGCTGTCCAAGCAGCGCGCCAACGCCGTGCAGTCGGTGCTGGTCAAGGAGTTGGGGGCGAACGTCAGCTTCGACATCCGTGGCTACGGCGAGCAGTACCCGATCGCCGACAACAGCACGGAAGAGGGCCGCAAGAAGAACCGCCGCGTGGAGGTCTCCTTCCCGCGCGGCACCTCTTCCTGA